ataatttttaatttgtgtagaattgtgaatttttttattaattaattaacttagatttataattttatcttattagTAATGGAGAAATATTTCAAAAGAACCTCGTCATTGGAGATTGGATCTCAAAATAATTCATCGACCTCTTCTAATAAAAGGAGGTTTTTAGAATTCGAAGTAGAGAGTCTTATAGCAGATCCAGGACAACGACCAAAGATTTCAAGTTATCACCCAAATGATAGAGACAAAGTTAGATGTGCATATTTGCAAAAAGGTCTTTGTCAACCAAGGACTCATGATTTTCCACAAACTGCTTATGGTTCTTCTTTTCGAAGATTTaatcctaattgatttgatgACTATGACAACTGGTTAGAGTATAGTATATCAAAAGAtgctatttttttgtctttgttgttATCTTATGAAACCCGAGACTGAAGGTGGTGATGCTTTTGTAACTAATGGCTTttcaaattggaaaaaaaaggagagactACAATTCATGTTGGGATTCATGATAGCGCTCATAATCAGGCTTCGAGAAAATGTGAAGCACTTATGAGACCAAAACAACACATCACTGCTGCTATTGAAAAATAATCTGAGCAAGCTAAAAAGAATTATCAAATTCACTTGACAGCAACAATTGATTGTATTAGATTTCTTTTGCGACAAGGATTGGCCTTTCGTGGTAATGATGAGACGGATGATTCTGTTAACCAAGGAAATTTTTTGGAacttctaaaccctaaaccctaaaccctaaaccctaatagcaccctaaatcctaaacccgaTGAAGAGATTGATCGTGCTTTCAAAAATGCTCGTGGAAATCTTAAACTAATAGCACCCTCAATCCAAAAAGACATTGTAAGAGCTGCTGCAAGGGAAACGACAAAAGTCAATGTTGATGATCTTGGTGATGAATTATTTGCTGTATTGGTTGATGAAGTCCGCAACATTTCCATTAAGGAGAAAATGTCAGTTTGCTTAAGGTATGTGAACAAAGAAGGACAAGTTAGGGAGCATTTTCTTGGTCTTGTTCATGTTTCTAATACTAATGCTTTATCCCTAAAATTAGCATTGGAGTCATTATTAGAAACATATAATTTAAGTTTATCAAGAGTACGTGGACAAGGATATAATGGTGCAAGTAACATGCAAGGAGAATTAAATGGTTTGAAAACTttgatattgaaaaaaaattcttatgcTTTCTATGTACATTGCTTTGCCCACCAACTTCAGTTAGCTCTTGTAACGGTTGCAAAAAAACAAGTTGAAATTGCTttgctttttaatttgttaaccAATTTGTGCAATGTTGTTGGAGTTTCGTGTAAACGAAGAGATATGCTTCATGATAGTCAGATGACTAAGACAATTGAAGCATTAAAAAGTGGAGAAATTTCTAGTGGGCGTGGTTTGAATCTAGAAACAGCTTTAAAAAGAGCTGGAGACACTAGATGGGATTCACACTATGGAACTATACTTagattaatttctttatttcctTCTGTGGTTAATGTTCTTGAATATGTTAAGGAAGATGAAAATAATTCAGAACAAAGAGCTGAAGCATGTCATTTATTGAATGTCATTCAATCCTTTGAATTCATTTTCAACTTGCACTTGATGAAAAATATCT
The Arachis duranensis cultivar V14167 chromosome 5, aradu.V14167.gnm2.J7QH, whole genome shotgun sequence genome window above contains:
- the LOC107489892 gene encoding uncharacterized protein LOC107489892, with the translated sequence MVAPLSLRLLALYCCCAAVAPHIRATVSPFARAACRSAAAVPPSVLLSVAAVAPPTLVLLCSLSIELIKISTLNPKPDEEIDRAFKNARGNLKLIAPSIQKDIVRAAARETTKVNVDDLGDELFAVLVDEVRNISIKEKMSVCLRYVNKEGQVREHFLGLVHVSNTNALSLKLALESLLETYNLSLSRVRGQGYNGASNMQGELNGLKTLILKKNSYAFYVHCFAHQLQLALVTVAKKQVEIALLFNLLTNLCNVVGVSCKRRDMLHDSQMTKTIEALKSGEISSGRGLNLETALKRAGDTRWDSHYGTILRLISLFPSVVNVLEYVKEDENNSEQRAEACHLLNVIQSFEFIFNLHLMKNILGVTNELSQALQRNDQDIINAMALVKVSKQRLQNIRDDG